GCGCGGCACTCCGTCCACCGTTCGGTGGGTGAATCGGCGCTGGTCAGGGTGTCCGGAGAGAAAAGTCGGCAGAAGTTTCGCCGTTTTGGTTGTCATAGTGAAATAGATATCGTATCGTGGCCCACACAACCTGGAATGTGTGTTCCAAAACACATTCCTTCTCACAGTCCATGGAGGAGATCATGACTGCGACAACAGACGCCGTGACCGCCGGGTCAGGCGGAACCGACGACGCTTACGAACACCACCTGACCGCCGACGAACAGAAGTGGATCGACAAGAAGAAGTACGCCTGGGTCTTCAGCATCTTCCCGGCCACCATCCCGCTGATCATCTGGGGCGTCGCCGAGTGGATGAAGGCGATCAGCGCGCCCGAGTTCTTCGTCCACGCCTCCTGGTTCCTCGGCCCCGTCGCCGTGTTCATCCTCATCCCCATCGGCGACTTCGTCCTCGGCCGGGACGGTGAGAACGCCCCCGAGGAGTTCGTCCCCCAGCTGGAGGAGACGAAGTACTACCGCATCGTCTCCTACCTGTACTTCCCGGTGATGCTCGCCAGCCTCATCATGTGCTGCTGGCAGTGGACCTACGGCGGCATGCCCTGGTACGACAAGCTCGGCCTGGCATGGTCGATGGGTATGACCTCCGGTATCAGCATCGTCGCCGCCCACGAGCTCGGCCACAAGAAGACCGGCTTCGAGCGCTGGCTCGCCAAGATCGTCCTCGCCGTCCCCGCCTACGGCCACTTCTACGTCGAGCACAACAAGGGCCACCACGTGAAGGTCGCCACCCCGGAGGACCCGGTGAGCTCCCGGATGGGTGAGAACGCCTACGTCTACCTGCTGCGCTCCATCCCCCGCCAGATCCCGCGCGCCTGGAACGTCGAGAAGACCCGCCTGGCGCGGTCGAAGAAGGGCCAGTTCAACCTGGACAACGACGTGTGGAACGCCTGGCTGATCACCGTCGTCCTGTGGGGCGCACTGCTCATCGGCTTCGGCATCGGCATCCTGCCCTACATGCTGGTCCAGGCGGTCATCGGCATCGCCCTGCTGGAGTTCGTCAACTACCTGGAGCACTACGGCCTGCTGCGCCGCAAGCTCGAGGACGGACGCTACGAGCGCTGCTCCCCGGAGCACTCCTGGAACTCCGACAACCTGACCACCAACATCTTCCTGTACCAGCTGCAGCGTCACTCCGACCACCACGCGAACCCGACCCGCCGCTACCAGTCACTGCGCTCCGACGTCTTCGCCCCCGAGCTCCCCGCCGGCTACGCGACGATGATCTTCGCCGCCGCGCTCCCGCCGGTGTGGTTCTGGATCATGGACCGCCGGCTGATGCAGTTCTACAACTACGACATCGAGCGGGCGAACCTGCACCCGGCGAAGGCCGCGAAGCTCCGCAAGAAGTGGAACCGCATCGCCGCCCAGCAGCCCGCCGCCGTCACCGCCGGACAGGAGAGCTGACCCATGGCCACCACCCGCACCACCAACTCCGGCCCCGACCTCGAGGCCCTGCGCGCCGCCGGCGGCGGGGACATCCCCGTCACCCAGGCCCCGCCGCAGAAGAAGACCGACCCGAGACTGCACTACTCGATGTGCATCGGCCTGACCGTCCTGGGCATCGCCGTCATCGTGCTCGGGGTGTTCGGTCTCAACGGAACCGCCGGCCTCGACGTGACATACCCCTGGTTCCTGCTGATCTCCCTGTTCTTCCTGCTGCCCGGTATCGTCGGGCTCTACCGCGGACCGGGTGAGCCCTCGACCCACGTCATCCCGCGGCCGAAGAACCGCAAGCCGATCGACCCGACCGCCGGTGCCGGCGGCGCGGCCGGTCCCCCGCCGGCCGTCTGACCACGGCCGCGCTCCGCACCACCCCACCACCCACACCGCACTCCCACCCCGACTACCCGAGAAGAGAGAACACCATGGCCGTCTACCAGTGCCCCGGCTGCGACTACCGGATCGACACCACCGTCGGTGACAGTTCCGAGGGCTTCGCCCCCGGCTTCGACTGGGACGCCGAAGTCCCCGAAGACTGGTTCTGCCCCGACTGCGGCGTCCGCGACAAAGTCGACTTCGAGAAGATCTCCTGACACACCACGCAAGCGAAAGGACCCATCATGAGCACCAGCACGATCACCGACTACAAGGTCTGGGAATGCGCCCAGTGCGGGTACATCTACGACGAGTCGAAGGGCGACCCCGAGGAGGGGTTCCCGCCCGGCACCCGCTGGGAGGACATCCCGGACGACTGGGAGTGCCCGGACTGCGGTGCCGCGAAGGCCGACTTCGACATGGTCCAGATCGGCTGACATGACACGCATCGCGATCATCGGCGGCGGCGTCGCCGCCCACACCACCCTGAAGAGCTACCTCGCCGCCGCCGGCGGGGACCGCGACCCGTCGACCGACACGGTCGACATCTTCACCACCGAACCGCACGCCCCCTACCGGCGTCCCGAGGTGAACAAGGGGATGCTGCTCACCGGGAAGACCCCCGCCGAGGTCGCCCTGCCCGGCGGGATCCTCACCGAGCCGGGCGTCACCCTGCACCTGTCCACCGTGGTCACCGCGGTGGACCCGGCGGCGCACACGCTCACCGCCGGCGACACCACCTACGCCTGGGACCGGCTGGTCTTCGCCACCGGTGCCGGTCCGCGGCTGCTCGATCCGACAACGAACCCGTGGCTCGCCGACCGCGACGTCCACTACATCCGTACCCCGGAGCACTCCGCCGCCCTGCGCACCCGACTCGCCGGGCTGGCCCCGACGGACACGGTCGTGGTCGTCGGCGGGGGCGTCCTCGGTCTCGAGGCGGCGTCCGCCGCGGCGACGCTGAGCGACGCTCAGGTCCACGTCCTGGAGATGGGCGACGAGGTCTGTGCGCGGATGCTCCCGCCCACAGCCTCCCGCTGGCTGCGGGACCGGCACGCCGAGCACGGTGTGACGGTCACCTGCGGGCTGGACGCCGCCGCGCTCGCCGCGCAGATCGACCGGCTCGACCCGACGGTCGTCGTCGTGTCGGTCGGCGCGGTCCGCGACACGATGCTCGCGGAGGACGCCGGCATCGCCGTCGGTGAGCGGCCCGGCGCCGGCATCATCGTCGATCCGGCGGGCCGGACGTCAGCTCCCGATGTGTGGGCCGCAGGTGACTGCGTGGAAGTCCACGGCGAGGTCGACGGTGTGCCGGTGATCGTCCGCCCCGAGGACGAGGGCTCCGCCCGGACCCTCGGCACCCTCGTCGGTCGCCAGCTCGCCGCCACCGGCACAGCTGCCGCGACTGCTGAGCGGGGTTCCTACCTCACCGAGCAGCGGCGCGGCTGGACGAACCAGTACGGTCTCATGCTCAACATCGTCGGGGACGCCGGCACGGCGTCGGACGACCGACGTGAACAGGTGGAGCTGTCCTCGCCCGAGGAGCTGGTGGTGTTCACCGTGGCGTCCGGGGCCCCCGGCGCCGGCGACGTGGTCACCGGCGTGACGACCGTGGGCCGTTCCCCCGAGGTCCGCGCGGCGAAGAACGCGCTGGGCACCGTCCTCACCGCCTGACGCGGCACCGGGCGGGGCGCCGGAAATGTCTGCCTTTATATCCGTACCGCGGGGCACGGTCAGGAGGATACCGGTTAGGCTTCAGGTATGTCCGTCGAGTCCCCGAACCGCTTCACCACCACTACGGGCCGCATCGGCAGCCGGTGGGTCGTCGAGACCACCACCGGACCGGTCAAGGGCCACGCCGCCAACGGCGCCGTCGCCTTCCGCGGCATCCCCTACGCCGAACAGCCTGTCGATGACCTGCGGTTCCGTCGCGCCACCGCCAGGCAGCCGTGGCACGGCGTCCTCGTCGCAGACCGACCCGGCGACTACTGCGCCCAGTGGCGTAACCCGAAGACCGGCTGGATCGGCTCGGAGCACTGCCTGTGGCTCAATGTCGTCGTCCCCCGGCAGTCCGAGACACACAGCACGCACGGTACGGATGCCGACCGGATCATCGACCCGGAGGCGCGGCGCCCTGTCGTCATCTACCTGCACGGCGGCGGCAACGTCCACGGTTCCGCCGGTGAGCCGCTGCTGTCCGGCGAGTACTTCGCCAACGCCACCGACTGCGTCTACGTCGCGGTCAACTACCGCGTCGGCATCCTCGGCCAGCTCGCCCTCGGCAACGCCGACAGTCTCGACGCCGACCGGTTCGACAGCAACACCGGCCTGTCTGACATCATGACGGCGATCGAATGGGTCCACGCCAATGCCGCGGCCTTCGGCGGCGACCCCGACCGCATCACCGTCATGGGCGAGTCCAGCGGCGGTGCGATGGTCACCGCCCTGACCGCCGCACCGCGGATCCACGGCCTCGTCGCCGGCTTCATCGGCCAGTCGCCCGCCGCCGCCATGGTCCACACCCCCGACCTCGCCGGCATGCTCGCCGACCACGCGCTCGAGATCCTCCACGGCAGCGACGACGGCAGGCGCCCCCGCCCCGAGGGCACCGGCACCGACCTGCTGGACGCCACCCCCCAGGGCCTCGCCTGGCTCACCGAACAACTCAACGCCTGGTCCTGGGGCCGGGCGGGCATCGCCGGCGGCTTCGCACCGGTCCTCGACGATCTGCTGCCCCGCCATCCGCTGGAGCCCGGCGCACAGTTCGATGTCCCGTTGCTGCTCGGCACCAACCTCGACGAGTACGTGCTGATGCGCTGGTCCTACCCGCGGCGGAAGGTCTTCGAGCAGCAGGCCCGCGACTTCGCCGAGAGCCTCGACCCGCAGTACGGGCCGGGCGTGCTGACCGGCCTCTACAACAGCGGCCGCGGCCGGGGCGACGCCGGACGGTTCCTCGGCGACGCCCTGTTCACCGCCCCGTCGATCCGGATGGCCTCCCAGCATCCCAGCTCCCGGGCCTGGCTGTACCGGCTGGACATGTCCACCCCCTCGCTGGACATCAGCGGCATCGGCGCGACCCACGCCCTCGACCTGCCGATCCTGTTCGGACGCTACGATTCAGGCCGCGGCCCGGGCGCGCTGCTCCTCGGCGGGCGGGACCGGATGCGGGCGACGACGGCGGCGATGCAGCCGCGGTGGCGCCGGTTCATCCATGAGGCCGACCCGGGCTGGGAGCCCTACGCCGACGGCTATGTCACCCAGATCTTCGACGGTGGTGAGCGGTCGGTCCCCGACCCGGATCCGGCACTGCGCGAGGCCTGGGCGCCGGTGAGCCTCACCGGCATGCCGGCGTAACCTCAGATGTAGTTTCCATACTGTAATATGTCGATATTTCTCCTGATGATCGACATGTCTTCCTGGACGTGCCTACACTGTCGACATGTCCGGATCTTTCGACCCGAATGTCCCCTTCAACCAGCTGCCCGGCCTTCCCCCGGACGCTGATGTAGAGAACCGCGCCATTCTCAAGGCGGTGATCCGCGCTCGGGAGCAGCTGGCCGTACTCGACACGTCCTGCAGACTCATTCCCAATCCCGAGATCATCACCTCGACGATCCCACTGCGGGAGGCCAAGGCCTCCACCGAGATCGAGAACATCGTCACCACAAACGACGAGCTGTTTCGGGCCGACCACGGTATCGACAGTGCACCGACCCCCGAGGCCAAGGAAGCACTGCGCTACAACACCGCACTCCACGAGTGGCCTTGCCCGCAAATCGTGGACAGGTAACTAAGCTGCCTCAGGGTCCTGGACAGCAGGTTTGTTGAACAGATTCATTTCGAACTCCACCGGCGGCACGTAGCCCAGCGCGGAGTGCAGCCGCCGACGGTTGTACCGGGACTCGATCCAGTCACCGACCTTCATCCTCGCCTCCGCCCGGGTGGGCCACTTCCGACGGTCGTAGAACTCCGTCTTCAACGTCGCCCACACACTCTCGGCCATCGCGTTGTCCCAGCACACTCCGGTCCTACCCACCGACTGGAGCATCTCCAGGTCCCGGCAGGCCTTGTACATGTCGTCACTGGTGAACTCGGTACCCCGGTCGGCGTGGAACACCACCCCGTCGGGCACCTCGCCACGTAGCGTATGCGCCATGCGCAGGGCCTTGGCCACCAGGAAGGTGCCCATGTGGGAGTCCATCGCCCAGCCCAGGATCCGGCGGGAATGCGCATCGGTGACCGCCGCGAGGTACAACCAGCCCTCATCGGTGCGAAGATAGGTGATGTCTGAAATCCAGACACGGTTGAGTTCGCCCTGGTCCCAGCCGCGTTTGACCCGGTCAGGGATCTTGTAGGCGTCCACACCGGCAATTGTGGTCACCGGGGTGAACTTCTTCGGGCTGATGCCCTCCAGGCCCTGGCGGAGCATGGATTTCGCCACGGTCTTCCGGTCAACCTGGGTGCCTTCCCGGGCGAGTTGTGCGTGGACTCGGGGTGCTCCGTACACGTCGTCGGACTCGGCGAAGACCTTCCGGACCTTCGCATCGAGTTCGTCGCGTCCACGGCGCTGTGGGCCGGGTTCTGCGTGTTGCCGTGTGGTCCAGGCGTAGAACCCTGACCGGGATACGTTCAGCAGGCGTGCCATGCGGGTGACCTCGTAGTTTGCCTTCTCCGCCGCCATCAGTTCGTACCGTTCGTCGGTCGTTGCTTGGCTGCGAAGAAGGCCGCTGCTTTTCCCAGAAACTCGTTGTCCTTGCCCAGCTCGGCGACCTGTCGGCGCAGGGCTTTGAGTTCGGCGCGTTCGTCCAGGGTCAGTTCCCCGGTCGGTTCGCCGGCCTCCTTTGCTCGTTCAGCGGCGACCCACTTGCCCAACGACTGGGCACCGACATTGAGTTCGCGGGCGACTTCGGCGATGGTGCGGCCGGTGTCGATCACCAGCCGGGCGGCCTCGTGCTTGTACTCGGGGCTGAAGGTGCGCCGCGGTCGCTTGCCGCCGCTGGCCCTGCTGGCTCCGGGGGTCTTGTTGGTCATGGTGACATCCTCTCGTGCGGGACGGGTCCCGCTATATCGGGTGTCCACTCAACGAGGGTAAGGCCACGAGGGACGAAAGTCCCTGCTGACCAGGCCACTGTCAGCACGCACCGCCATCGATGTCTGTAGCGTGCTCCAGAACGCCCCGGTCGATGTACGCGCCACACCCGGCACGTACATCGGAGACGGCCGCTCCGAGGTCCGCCGCTATACACCGCCATCCGGACCGGAGACAATCCGCCGACACCTCTCCGCCTGGGAGCGGTTCATCTACTCAGACCACGATCTCGATCCCCTGGTTCTCATGGCGCTGACCCACTACCAGTTCGAAGCTGTCCACCCTTTCCCTGACGGCAACGGCCGGACAGGACGAGTCCTCAACATTCTTCTGCTCATCCAGGAAGGTCTCCTCGAACTCCCCGTCCTGTACCTCTCGGGAGTGATTGTCAGGCACAAGAACGAGTACTACGACCGGCTGCTGTCGGTCACAACCGACCAGGACTGGGAAGGATGGATCCTGTTCATGCTCAGGGCAGTGGAAGAGGCCGCCCGGGAAACCGCAGAACTCATCGACACCCTGCAGGCACATCAGGAAGCCACTGCACTCCGGATCCGCGACCTACTTCCGACCTCCCCAGCCAAGGAACTCGCGGAGCTGCTTGTCACTCTCCCCTATGTGCGGATCCGCGATATCGAGACCGCTGATCTGGCGAAACGACAGACCGCATCTCATTGGCTGACCACACTCGCCGGCGCCGGCCTGCTGGAGGAAGCGAGGTCGGACGGCAGGCAGAAGGTGTTCATCAACCGGGATGCCCTCCGCATCCTGACGTAGCTCCGGCGGACGGACCGTCAGCGGGCGGTGGCGGATTCCGTCGCGGCGGTGCCGAGCTCCGCACCGGCATCCCGGCCGGACCCCTCAACAGCGTCGTCAGCGTCGTCAACCTCGTCAGCGTCATCGGAGTCGAGGTCGACGCCGGACCCCTCCGCGGCGTCCCACACGTCCTTCTCCCAGATCCCCGCGCGCTTGGCGACGATCGTGGCGACGAGCGACTGGCCGGTCACGTTGATCGCGGTACGGCCCATGTCGATGATCGGTTCGATGGCCAGCAGCAGGCCCACGCCCTCCAGCGGCAGGCCCAGCGTGGACAGCGTCAGAGTCAGCATCACGGTCGCGCCCGTCGTCCCGGCGGTGGCGGCGGAGCCGATGACCGAGACGAACATGATCAGCAGGTAGTCGGTGAAGCTGAGGTCCATGCCGAAGAACTGGCTGACGAACAGTGCGGCGACCGCGGGGTACACCGAAGCACAGCCGTCCATCTTCGTCGTCGCACCCAGCGGGATCGCGAAGGAGGCGTAGGCCCCGGGCACGCCCATGGAACGTTCGGTGACCCGCTGGGTCACCGGCATCACGCCCATCGAGGAGCGGGTGACGAAACCGAGGGAGGTCACCGGCCACACCCGGCGGAAGAAGCCGATGACCGGCAGGCCGTTGAACTTCAGGGCCAGCGGATAGATGACCAGCAGCACGATGGCGAGGCCGACGTAGATGGCGAGGACGAACTTGCCGAGCGAACCCATGGCGTCCCAGCCGTAGTCGGCGACCGCGTGGCCGATGAGCGCGCCGGTGCCGATCGGGGCCAGGCGGATGATCCACCACAGCACCTTCTGCACCACGCCGAGCAGCGATTCGGTGACGTTGAGCAGCGGCTCGGCGGACTTGCCGGCCTTCACCGCGGCGATACCGAGGACGATGGAGATGATCAGCAGCTGCAGGACGTTGAAGCTCACCGAGATGTCACCGTCGGAGGACGCCGAGGCGCCGAGGCCGAGGAAGTTCTGCGGCACGACCGAGTCGATGAAGCCCATCCAGGACCCGGTGTGGGACGGCTCGGCGGCGGAGGCTGCGTCGATGCCGGTGTTCGCACCGGGCTTCATCACCACACCGACGAGGATGCCGGCGAGCACGGAGAAGAAGGCGGTGATGGCGAACCAGATCAGCGTGCTGACCGCCAGGCGGGCGGCGTTGGCGACCTTGCGCAGGTTGGCGACCGAGGTGATGACCGCGGTGATGATCAGCGGCGGCACCATGGTCTTCAGCAGGTCGACGTAGATCGACCCGGTCTTGTCGAGGAACTGGGCGAGCCAGGGGCCGTCGTCGCCGCCGTCGGCGCCCTGGGCGCGGGCGATGAAGCCGAGGATGAGGCCGACGACGAGGCCGGTGATGACCTGGGCGCCGAAGCCGGTGAGCCAGCCGGGGAGGTGGCGGCGACGGGACGCCGGGGACGATCCGGTGGTTCCGGGTTCTCCGGACGCCACCGCCGTCCCCTCGGGCGAAGTATCGGACATGGGGTGTGCGGTCCTTTCAGACAGATCTGTCTATTTACTGCTCCGCATACTGTAACGCCACACGCCCCGGACTCTGTTCCCGCCCCCGCCTACCGTGACAGAGCTCACCCGGCACTCACCCGGGTCCGGCCGACCCGGTCCGGCGACCCACGCCGTGACCTGCGCAGTTCGTTCCCGGCGCAACATGC
This is a stretch of genomic DNA from Corynebacterium nuruki S6-4. It encodes these proteins:
- a CDS encoding rubredoxin, with protein sequence MAVYQCPGCDYRIDTTVGDSSEGFAPGFDWDAEVPEDWFCPDCGVRDKVDFEKIS
- a CDS encoding FAD-dependent oxidoreductase, producing the protein MTRIAIIGGGVAAHTTLKSYLAAAGGDRDPSTDTVDIFTTEPHAPYRRPEVNKGMLLTGKTPAEVALPGGILTEPGVTLHLSTVVTAVDPAAHTLTAGDTTYAWDRLVFATGAGPRLLDPTTNPWLADRDVHYIRTPEHSAALRTRLAGLAPTDTVVVVGGGVLGLEAASAAATLSDAQVHVLEMGDEVCARMLPPTASRWLRDRHAEHGVTVTCGLDAAALAAQIDRLDPTVVVVSVGAVRDTMLAEDAGIAVGERPGAGIIVDPAGRTSAPDVWAAGDCVEVHGEVDGVPVIVRPEDEGSARTLGTLVGRQLAATGTAAATAERGSYLTEQRRGWTNQYGLMLNIVGDAGTASDDRREQVELSSPEELVVFTVASGAPGAGDVVTGVTTVGRSPEVRAAKNALGTVLTA
- a CDS encoding alkane 1-monooxygenase, giving the protein MTATTDAVTAGSGGTDDAYEHHLTADEQKWIDKKKYAWVFSIFPATIPLIIWGVAEWMKAISAPEFFVHASWFLGPVAVFILIPIGDFVLGRDGENAPEEFVPQLEETKYYRIVSYLYFPVMLASLIMCCWQWTYGGMPWYDKLGLAWSMGMTSGISIVAAHELGHKKTGFERWLAKIVLAVPAYGHFYVEHNKGHHVKVATPEDPVSSRMGENAYVYLLRSIPRQIPRAWNVEKTRLARSKKGQFNLDNDVWNAWLITVVLWGALLIGFGIGILPYMLVQAVIGIALLEFVNYLEHYGLLRRKLEDGRYERCSPEHSWNSDNLTTNIFLYQLQRHSDHHANPTRRYQSLRSDVFAPELPAGYATMIFAAALPPVWFWIMDRRLMQFYNYDIERANLHPAKAAKLRKKWNRIAAQQPAAVTAGQES
- a CDS encoding Fic/DOC family N-terminal domain-containing protein — protein: MSGSFDPNVPFNQLPGLPPDADVENRAILKAVIRAREQLAVLDTSCRLIPNPEIITSTIPLREAKASTEIENIVTTNDELFRADHGIDSAPTPEAKEALRYNTALHEWPCPQIVDR
- a CDS encoding dicarboxylate/amino acid:cation symporter — translated: MSDTSPEGTAVASGEPGTTGSSPASRRRHLPGWLTGFGAQVITGLVVGLILGFIARAQGADGGDDGPWLAQFLDKTGSIYVDLLKTMVPPLIITAVITSVANLRKVANAARLAVSTLIWFAITAFFSVLAGILVGVVMKPGANTGIDAASAAEPSHTGSWMGFIDSVVPQNFLGLGASASSDGDISVSFNVLQLLIISIVLGIAAVKAGKSAEPLLNVTESLLGVVQKVLWWIIRLAPIGTGALIGHAVADYGWDAMGSLGKFVLAIYVGLAIVLLVIYPLALKFNGLPVIGFFRRVWPVTSLGFVTRSSMGVMPVTQRVTERSMGVPGAYASFAIPLGATTKMDGCASVYPAVAALFVSQFFGMDLSFTDYLLIMFVSVIGSAATAGTTGATVMLTLTLSTLGLPLEGVGLLLAIEPIIDMGRTAINVTGQSLVATIVAKRAGIWEKDVWDAAEGSGVDLDSDDADEVDDADDAVEGSGRDAGAELGTAATESATAR
- a CDS encoding carboxylesterase family protein, translated to MSVESPNRFTTTTGRIGSRWVVETTTGPVKGHAANGAVAFRGIPYAEQPVDDLRFRRATARQPWHGVLVADRPGDYCAQWRNPKTGWIGSEHCLWLNVVVPRQSETHSTHGTDADRIIDPEARRPVVIYLHGGGNVHGSAGEPLLSGEYFANATDCVYVAVNYRVGILGQLALGNADSLDADRFDSNTGLSDIMTAIEWVHANAAAFGGDPDRITVMGESSGGAMVTALTAAPRIHGLVAGFIGQSPAAAMVHTPDLAGMLADHALEILHGSDDGRRPRPEGTGTDLLDATPQGLAWLTEQLNAWSWGRAGIAGGFAPVLDDLLPRHPLEPGAQFDVPLLLGTNLDEYVLMRWSYPRRKVFEQQARDFAESLDPQYGPGVLTGLYNSGRGRGDAGRFLGDALFTAPSIRMASQHPSSRAWLYRLDMSTPSLDISGIGATHALDLPILFGRYDSGRGPGALLLGGRDRMRATTAAMQPRWRRFIHEADPGWEPYADGYVTQIFDGGERSVPDPDPALREAWAPVSLTGMPA
- a CDS encoding rubredoxin, with translation MSTSTITDYKVWECAQCGYIYDESKGDPEEGFPPGTRWEDIPDDWECPDCGAAKADFDMVQIG
- a CDS encoding IS3 family transposase (programmed frameshift) → MTNKTPGASRASGGKRPRRTFSPEYKHEAARLVIDTGRTIAEVARELNVGAQSLGKWVAAERAKEAGEPTGELTLDERAELKALRRQVAELGKDNEFLGKAAGLLRSQATTDERYELMAAEKANYEVTRMARLLNVSRSGFYAWTTRQHAEPGPQRRGRDELDAKVRKVFAESDDVYGAPRVHAQLAREGTQVDRKTVAKSMLRQGLEGISPKKFTPVTTIAGVDAYKIPDRVKRGWDQGELNRVWISDITYLRTDEGWLYLAAVTDAHSRRILGWAMDSHMGTFLVAKALRMAHTLRGEVPDGVVFHADRGTEFTSDDMYKACRDLEMLQSVGRTGVCWDNAMAESVWATLKTEFYDRRKWPTRAEARMKVGDWIESRYNRRRLHSALGYVPPVEFEMNLFNKPAVQDPEAA
- a CDS encoding Fic family protein, producing the protein MLQNAPVDVRATPGTYIGDGRSEVRRYTPPSGPETIRRHLSAWERFIYSDHDLDPLVLMALTHYQFEAVHPFPDGNGRTGRVLNILLLIQEGLLELPVLYLSGVIVRHKNEYYDRLLSVTTDQDWEGWILFMLRAVEEAARETAELIDTLQAHQEATALRIRDLLPTSPAKELAELLVTLPYVRIRDIETADLAKRQTASHWLTTLAGAGLLEEARSDGRQKVFINRDALRILT